From Candidatus Sphingomonas colombiensis, one genomic window encodes:
- a CDS encoding REDY-like protein HapK, with protein sequence MRIIVLFNLKPGVDPAAYENWARTTDIPGVNALGSVIDFRVHRATGVLGSDAPSPYAYFEVIDIADMEAFGADAASEAVQKVAAEFQQFADNPQFVLTETL encoded by the coding sequence ATGCGGATCATCGTGTTGTTCAACCTGAAGCCGGGAGTCGATCCGGCGGCCTATGAAAACTGGGCGCGGACCACCGACATTCCGGGCGTCAACGCGCTCGGCTCGGTTATCGATTTCCGGGTTCATCGCGCCACCGGCGTTCTGGGGAGCGATGCCCCGTCGCCTTACGCCTATTTCGAGGTGATCGACATCGCCGACATGGAAGCTTTCGGCGCGGATGCGGCAAGCGAAGCGGTGCAGAAAGTCGCCGCCGAATTCCAGCAATTCGCGGACAACCCGCAATTCGTTCTGACCGAGACGCTGTGA
- a CDS encoding SDR family NAD(P)-dependent oxidoreductase, with protein MRRFEGKTIVVTGSGRDKGLGQAILQRFADEGANCVVSDLGKPAEHMGAGDIGTTDGMEAVAEELRGRGAKVAVIPCDVRSEDSCAALAAGAVAAFGGLDIWVNNAGIGYIMKPLLETSSSEWEAVIGVNLSGAFYGSKAAARAMIARGMGGRIINIASQAAKSGFPHMAPYTSSKHGMVGLTRSNAIELGQYGITVNAVCPNHVTTGLGARQNEYFSKLLGFPDVEAYVENMKRKNPMGRPGMGSDTAAACAWLASDDAVYVTGEALNVSGGEEMH; from the coding sequence ATGCGCCGTTTCGAGGGCAAGACGATCGTCGTTACCGGATCGGGGCGCGACAAGGGGCTCGGTCAGGCGATCCTGCAACGCTTCGCCGACGAGGGCGCGAATTGCGTGGTCTCCGATCTCGGCAAGCCCGCGGAGCATATGGGCGCCGGCGATATCGGCACCACCGACGGGATGGAGGCGGTGGCCGAAGAACTGCGCGGGCGCGGAGCGAAGGTCGCGGTGATCCCCTGCGACGTGCGATCGGAGGATAGTTGCGCGGCGCTGGCGGCGGGCGCGGTCGCGGCTTTCGGCGGGCTGGATATCTGGGTCAACAACGCGGGTATCGGCTATATCATGAAGCCGCTGCTCGAAACCTCGTCGAGCGAGTGGGAAGCGGTGATCGGCGTCAATCTCTCAGGCGCGTTCTACGGCAGCAAGGCGGCGGCCCGGGCGATGATCGCGCGCGGCATGGGCGGCCGCATCATCAACATCGCCAGTCAGGCCGCCAAGTCGGGCTTCCCGCACATGGCCCCTTACACCAGCTCGAAGCACGGTATGGTCGGCCTCACGCGATCCAATGCGATCGAGCTTGGGCAATATGGCATCACCGTCAACGCGGTGTGCCCGAACCACGTCACTACCGGCCTCGGCGCGCGACAGAACGAGTATTTCTCGAAGCTGCTCGGGTTCCCGGATGTCGAGGCTTACGTCGAGAATATGAAACGCAAAAACCCGATGGGGCGCCCCGGAATGGGCAGCGACACCGCCGCCGCCTGTGCATGGCTGGCGTCGGACGACGCGGTTTACGTAACCGGCGAGGCGCTCAACGTCTCGGGCGGGGAGGAGATGCATTGA
- a CDS encoding TonB-dependent receptor translates to MALAAAPAFAQSNGTTDAAQEAPSKAGANDGDAIVVTARKRAETLLDVPIAVNAFNSASIQDKLAQNISDLADFTPGFQMQEAFGRDGDRPVIRGASNILVSDGKVGIFIDGAPFFGDFSSLDLANVERVEVIKGPQSAVFGRGTLSGAINVVLKRPGQEFAGRATATIGSYNRREAGISLSGPIIPGVGFEAGVKIFDTDGQWVNHAVPGTRLGDQSSRQYTAALYLDPAPGLSGWVRWLHQTDDDGAFAIGLQPASANNCYLTTRPYYCGVVRPIESFALSTNKLLRPGLYRNADRFLGNMSYDIGGSGYEASFQAGFSRQTDVVGADQTYGAQPYFFLPAALCGKSYYALPNQDCSKSSFETTTGTRRVTQTYEGRITSPATDRIRWRLGIFHSVDTQRGLTQYLELNEVGPELLDDTSRVLNTAYFGSVDFDILPNLTAGAELRHQIDQVRSVTPTYRVGDVFSPTYLATVTLPTPSQIVGVAASRNATFKATLPRFTVNWKAQPGLSFYAQYSEGNSPGGFNKVSAPSQTYKEEQLINYEIGIKTSRFGFDYVNFAVFSQNYKNQVLTNTYVANNIVDSYSVNIGRTRIRGIELDGQLPVVGNALKLQFNYTFLDAKIREGVEPERALELLGVACKTGSSVNLDLPGCRAAASVAGNRPPLVSKHSGSVGLRFQNTIRNNWSLFAGADVIYRSSYFDQVMNLAESGNSTKLNLQLGVFDNNGLRITVFGKNILNDKTPSGILRYIDFAAPRTPTGDYARGFGITPALKPEYGLTVSKAF, encoded by the coding sequence GTGGCGCTTGCCGCGGCGCCGGCCTTTGCTCAGAGCAATGGAACAACCGACGCGGCGCAAGAAGCGCCCTCCAAAGCCGGCGCCAATGATGGCGACGCGATCGTCGTCACTGCTCGCAAGCGCGCGGAAACCCTGCTGGACGTGCCGATCGCCGTGAACGCCTTCAACAGCGCGTCGATTCAAGACAAACTGGCCCAGAACATCAGCGATCTGGCCGATTTCACCCCCGGTTTTCAGATGCAGGAAGCCTTCGGTCGCGACGGCGATCGCCCGGTCATTCGCGGCGCGTCAAACATCCTCGTCAGTGACGGCAAGGTCGGCATCTTCATCGACGGCGCCCCTTTCTTCGGCGATTTCTCCTCGCTTGATCTCGCCAATGTCGAACGGGTGGAGGTGATCAAGGGCCCGCAATCGGCAGTGTTCGGTCGCGGCACGCTTAGCGGCGCCATCAACGTCGTCCTGAAGCGTCCGGGTCAGGAATTCGCGGGCCGGGCCACCGCCACTATCGGCAGCTACAATCGCCGTGAGGCCGGCATATCGCTTTCCGGTCCGATCATTCCGGGCGTCGGGTTCGAAGCCGGCGTCAAGATATTCGACACCGATGGCCAATGGGTCAATCACGCCGTTCCCGGCACACGATTGGGGGATCAGAGCTCGCGGCAATATACGGCGGCCCTGTATCTCGATCCCGCACCGGGCCTTAGCGGGTGGGTGCGCTGGCTGCATCAGACCGACGACGATGGCGCCTTCGCCATCGGCCTGCAGCCTGCGAGCGCCAACAACTGCTACCTCACCACCCGTCCCTATTATTGCGGCGTCGTCCGCCCGATCGAAAGCTTCGCGCTCAGCACCAACAAGCTGCTGCGGCCGGGCCTATATCGCAACGCCGACCGTTTCCTGGGCAACATGTCATATGACATCGGCGGCTCCGGATATGAGGCATCGTTTCAGGCCGGCTTTAGCCGACAGACCGACGTTGTCGGGGCCGACCAGACGTATGGGGCGCAGCCCTATTTCTTCCTGCCGGCAGCGCTGTGCGGTAAATCCTATTACGCGCTCCCCAATCAGGACTGCAGCAAGTCCAGCTTCGAAACGACCACCGGCACGCGTCGCGTAACGCAGACCTATGAGGGGCGCATCACCTCGCCGGCAACGGATCGCATTCGCTGGCGTTTGGGCATTTTCCATAGCGTCGACACGCAGCGCGGGCTCACGCAATATCTTGAACTCAACGAGGTCGGCCCGGAACTGCTCGACGACACGTCGCGGGTGCTCAACACAGCCTATTTCGGCAGCGTCGATTTCGATATCCTCCCGAACCTGACGGCCGGCGCGGAACTACGCCACCAGATCGATCAGGTCCGCAGTGTCACCCCCACCTATCGCGTGGGCGACGTGTTCAGCCCGACTTATCTGGCGACGGTCACCCTCCCCACCCCGAGCCAGATCGTCGGTGTAGCGGCCAGCCGCAACGCGACGTTCAAGGCCACACTGCCGCGCTTCACGGTCAACTGGAAGGCTCAGCCGGGCCTCTCGTTCTACGCTCAATATTCCGAAGGCAATTCGCCGGGCGGTTTCAACAAAGTCAGCGCACCCAGCCAGACCTACAAGGAAGAGCAGCTGATCAACTATGAGATCGGCATCAAGACATCGCGCTTCGGTTTCGACTATGTAAATTTCGCGGTATTCTCGCAAAATTACAAAAATCAGGTTCTCACCAATACCTATGTCGCGAATAACATTGTCGATTCTTATAGCGTCAACATCGGGCGCACCAGAATACGCGGCATCGAGCTTGATGGCCAACTTCCGGTCGTCGGCAATGCGCTGAAGCTCCAGTTCAACTACACTTTCCTCGACGCAAAGATCCGCGAAGGCGTGGAGCCGGAGCGCGCGCTCGAACTGCTCGGCGTGGCGTGCAAGACCGGATCGTCGGTTAATCTCGACCTGCCGGGATGCCGCGCCGCCGCGTCGGTCGCGGGCAATCGGCCGCCGCTCGTTTCAAAACATTCCGGCTCGGTCGGGTTGCGTTTCCAGAACACGATCCGCAACAATTGGTCACTGTTTGCCGGCGCCGACGTGATTTATCGCAGCAGCTACTTCGATCAGGTCATGAATCTGGCCGAAAGCGGCAATTCGACCAAGCTGAACCTGCAACTCGGTGTATTCGACAACAACGGGCTGCGTATCACGGTGTTCGGCAAGAACATCCTGAACGACAAGACGCCATCTGGCATATTGCGGTATATCGACTTTGCCGCGCCGCGTACGCCGACCGGGGACTATGCGCGCGGCTTCGGCATCACGCCCGCGCTCAAGCCGGAATACGGCCTGACGGTTTCCAAGGCGTTCTGA
- a CDS encoding polysaccharide deacetylase family protein yields the protein MIEERIDWPDGAKLALSIVVNVEEGSEMTVARGDRGMEPVDELGIHIKSPIRNYGNESNYLYGIKAGAPRIVKLLRDYGIKASWTVAALSLENHPEIARAIADLGHEPVSHGWRWVHQFKMTEDQEREFIRKAVSSIEKTVGVRPYGWLSRYFHTDNTRRLLIEEGFAYHMDDYSGDVPFWDKVTVPQKPIAIVPYQLDSNDMKMWTDPAMTPTQWLEYAKNCFDQLYREGEAGNPKMMSLGLHLRIIGRPGRIWALEEFLRHVCAKKDVWITTRHAIAQHLAKVDPA from the coding sequence ATGATCGAGGAACGGATCGACTGGCCGGATGGCGCCAAGCTGGCGCTGTCGATCGTCGTCAACGTCGAAGAAGGTTCGGAAATGACCGTGGCGCGCGGCGATCGCGGCATGGAGCCGGTCGACGAACTCGGCATCCATATCAAATCGCCGATCCGCAATTACGGCAATGAATCCAACTATCTTTACGGGATCAAGGCCGGTGCGCCGCGCATCGTGAAGCTTTTGCGGGATTATGGCATCAAGGCGAGCTGGACGGTCGCCGCGCTCAGCCTTGAGAACCATCCGGAAATCGCGCGCGCGATCGCCGATCTGGGGCACGAACCGGTCAGCCACGGCTGGCGCTGGGTTCACCAGTTCAAGATGACCGAGGATCAGGAACGCGAATTCATCCGCAAGGCGGTCAGCTCGATCGAAAAGACGGTCGGCGTGCGGCCCTATGGCTGGCTCAGCCGTTATTTTCACACCGACAATACGCGGCGCCTGCTGATCGAAGAGGGTTTCGCCTATCACATGGATGATTATTCCGGCGACGTGCCCTTCTGGGATAAGGTGACGGTCCCGCAAAAGCCGATTGCGATCGTGCCCTATCAGCTCGATTCCAATGACATGAAAATGTGGACCGATCCGGCGATGACGCCGACGCAGTGGCTGGAATATGCCAAGAATTGTTTCGATCAGCTCTATCGCGAGGGTGAGGCGGGCAATCCCAAGATGATGTCGCTGGGCCTCCACCTGCGCATCATCGGGCGGCCGGGGCGGATCTGGGCGCTGGAGGAATTCCTGCGGCACGTTTGCGCGAAGAAGGATGTGTGGATCACCACGCGCCACGCGATCGCGCAGCATCTCGCCAAGGTCGATCCCGCATGA
- a CDS encoding quinone oxidoreductase — protein sequence MARFARIDSNGGPEVIVFHDVDLATPAAHEVRIRHTALGLNFIDTYHRRGIYPVEFPAELGVEGVGVVEAVGGSVTDFVAGQRVGYFGPERGAYATHRNIAATSLFALPDDIDDETAAAALLKGCTVEFLVERCAKVQQGWPVLVHAAAGGVGLILVQWLKATGATVIGTVSTEEKAEQARAAGADHIVFYQREDTAARVRELTNGKGVRVVFDGVGMSTWESSLDSCGIRGLIVNYGNADAPVGGINLGVLAMKGSLYNSRPMLYHYYADPAERAAGVTRLWEMLRSGSVKITIGQRYGLEDVAQAHRDLEGRKTTGSTILLP from the coding sequence ATGGCACGTTTCGCTCGGATCGATAGCAATGGCGGTCCTGAGGTCATCGTCTTTCATGACGTGGATCTTGCGACGCCAGCCGCCCACGAGGTACGCATCCGGCATACGGCACTCGGCCTGAACTTCATCGACACCTACCACCGCCGCGGCATCTATCCGGTTGAATTTCCTGCCGAACTTGGCGTGGAAGGGGTGGGGGTTGTGGAGGCGGTTGGTGGAAGTGTAACCGATTTCGTTGCGGGGCAGCGCGTCGGCTATTTCGGACCCGAGCGCGGCGCCTACGCCACCCATCGCAACATCGCGGCGACATCGTTGTTCGCCCTGCCCGATGACATCGACGACGAAACCGCCGCCGCCGCCCTGCTGAAGGGGTGCACGGTGGAGTTTCTGGTCGAACGCTGCGCCAAGGTTCAGCAGGGCTGGCCCGTGCTGGTGCATGCCGCCGCAGGCGGGGTCGGGCTGATCCTGGTACAGTGGCTGAAGGCGACAGGCGCGACCGTGATCGGCACCGTCAGCACCGAGGAAAAGGCCGAGCAGGCCCGCGCGGCCGGCGCCGATCATATCGTCTTCTACCAGCGCGAAGATACCGCCGCGCGCGTGCGTGAGCTGACCAACGGCAAGGGCGTGCGCGTCGTTTTCGACGGCGTGGGCATGTCAACGTGGGAATCGTCGCTCGACAGCTGTGGCATACGCGGGCTGATCGTGAACTACGGCAATGCGGACGCGCCGGTCGGCGGCATCAATCTGGGCGTGCTGGCGATGAAGGGCTCGCTCTATAACAGTCGCCCGATGCTCTATCATTATTACGCCGACCCGGCCGAACGCGCTGCCGGCGTGACGCGGCTATGGGAGATGCTGCGCAGTGGCAGCGTGAAGATCACGATCGGCCAGCGTTACGGCCTGGAAGACGTCGCGCAGGCCCATCGCGATCTCGAAGGACGCAAGACCACCGGGTCCACGATATTATTGCCCTGA
- a CDS encoding YciI family protein, with product MTKLYAIITHDKPGATATRMEKLKEHLAHIEAGLDRLAVAGPMRDEEGNFTGSLLVVKADSAAEARALLENDPYYKADIWSDIEIRALSAAAGDWVGGKAW from the coding sequence ATGACCAAGCTCTACGCCATCATTACTCATGACAAGCCGGGCGCCACCGCTACCCGTATGGAAAAGCTGAAGGAGCATCTTGCACATATCGAGGCGGGGCTGGACAGGTTGGCGGTCGCCGGACCGATGCGCGACGAAGAGGGGAATTTCACGGGCTCGCTGCTGGTCGTCAAAGCAGACAGCGCGGCAGAGGCGCGTGCGCTGCTGGAGAACGATCCATATTACAAGGCTGATATCTGGTCTGATATCGAGATCCGCGCACTCAGCGCAGCAGCCGGCGACTGGGTTGGCGGCAAGGCCTGGTAA
- a CDS encoding amidase, with the protein MEAHRLDIAGLRAGYVAGETTPVAVAEHYLARIKRHDPALRSYIEVDHAGALAAARESDRRFASGDARALEGVPIAVKANIAVSGLEWNAGMALRRGIIATDDAEAVRRLRAAGAIILGTLNMHEAALGATTDNPWFGRAINPHRAGYTPGGSSGGSGAAVAAGLCAAALGTDTLGSVRIPAAYNGVYGIKPTRGAISDTGLVPLSEWLDSIGPIARSLDDLAVLLSVLSDVTEAAPAPDRLVVLANFDDIACEAEVLAAYRRALDLMSDMPGTTLALEDGAADIRFAGFVVAARELIGHLGNARTEAAEQLSGELRFMLDYADGLAAEEVARADAIIARTRAAVRGALADRSVLLMPAAPQAAFAHGARPPVTQAAFTAFANIAGLPAISIPAGVNENGLPVAVQLVGAENSDAALIALARRLDAGLAGHVPSPLM; encoded by the coding sequence ATGGAAGCGCATCGGCTCGATATCGCGGGGCTCCGCGCGGGCTATGTCGCGGGCGAAACCACGCCGGTGGCGGTGGCCGAGCATTATCTGGCGCGGATCAAGCGCCACGATCCGGCCCTCCGCTCCTATATCGAGGTCGATCATGCCGGGGCGCTCGCCGCCGCGCGGGAGAGCGATCGCCGGTTCGCTTCGGGTGACGCCCGCGCGCTGGAGGGCGTGCCGATCGCGGTCAAAGCGAATATCGCGGTCAGCGGGCTGGAATGGAATGCCGGCATGGCGTTGCGTCGCGGCATTATCGCGACCGACGATGCCGAAGCCGTGCGGCGACTGCGCGCGGCGGGCGCGATCATTCTCGGCACGCTCAACATGCATGAAGCGGCGCTGGGTGCAACTACCGACAACCCGTGGTTTGGCCGCGCGATCAATCCTCACCGTGCCGGCTATACGCCCGGCGGCTCATCCGGCGGCAGCGGTGCCGCCGTTGCGGCGGGGCTATGCGCGGCGGCGCTTGGAACGGACACGCTGGGATCGGTTCGCATCCCGGCGGCGTATAACGGTGTCTATGGCATCAAGCCGACGCGCGGCGCGATTTCCGATACCGGCCTCGTGCCTCTCAGCGAATGGCTAGACAGCATCGGTCCGATCGCGCGCTCGCTGGACGATCTGGCGGTGCTGCTGTCGGTGTTGTCCGATGTGACGGAGGCCGCCCCGGCTCCCGATCGCCTGGTCGTGCTGGCGAATTTCGATGATATCGCCTGTGAAGCGGAAGTGCTGGCGGCGTATCGTCGGGCGCTTGATCTAATGAGCGACATGCCGGGCACCACGCTCGCGCTCGAGGATGGAGCGGCCGATATCCGTTTCGCCGGCTTTGTCGTCGCGGCGCGGGAATTGATCGGTCATCTGGGCAACGCGCGAACGGAAGCGGCCGAGCAACTCTCGGGCGAATTGCGCTTCATGCTCGATTATGCGGATGGCCTCGCCGCGGAAGAAGTGGCGAGGGCGGATGCGATAATCGCGCGCACGCGCGCCGCTGTCCGAGGCGCGCTCGCTGATCGCAGCGTGCTGCTGATGCCAGCCGCGCCGCAGGCCGCCTTCGCGCATGGCGCGCGGCCGCCCGTAACCCAGGCCGCCTTCACCGCTTTTGCCAATATCGCCGGGCTGCCGGCGATCAGCATTCCCGCCGGTGTGAACGAAAACGGTCTCCCCGTCGCGGTGCAGCTGGTGGGGGCCGAGAATAGCGACGCGGCGCTGATCGCGCTCGCGCGACGGCTCGATGCCGGTCTTGCCGGCCATGTGCCGTCTCCCTTGATGTGA
- a CDS encoding DUF1330 domain-containing protein, whose amino-acid sequence MAAYLIVTATVSDRDAFMAGYAPAAAALVERFGGRYRMRAPGAQVLEGEFGNGGSIVISEWDDREAALSFWNSSEYTALRALRQGIATCQVVLIEAPDISA is encoded by the coding sequence ATGGCCGCCTATCTTATTGTGACCGCGACCGTTTCCGATCGCGATGCCTTCATGGCCGGCTATGCACCGGCGGCGGCCGCGCTCGTCGAAAGGTTCGGCGGCCGCTATCGGATGCGCGCGCCAGGCGCCCAGGTGCTTGAGGGTGAGTTCGGAAATGGCGGTTCGATCGTCATTTCCGAATGGGATGACAGAGAAGCCGCGCTCTCGTTCTGGAATTCGTCCGAATATACGGCGCTTCGCGCATTGCGGCAGGGAATCGCCACTTGTCAGGTGGTCCTGATCGAAGCCCCGGATATCTCCGCCTGA
- a CDS encoding DUF1838 family protein — protein MIRTFLLGCGVAALLTSAPATARILDPDKPEDAIEIMKRAQCGTKDATPAVYYWSGKIYSRVDGEPDRLLFNGEGMNIRQCASIADPKRGTGYRQVSREIMIFTDPKTGEIVRNWINPWTGETVEVMQIANDPVNVPAAFPYGADGEPFRANYKRIGQWLAMPLEVPLFYHNVLAGDYQDYIGGKYHAMEIFDFIARADEILDTKNPSAHPSISWVRISDWMPWMKMRGRQGQLVFNAVGTKLDSFDALPKQLKDEIAANYPAYTQAPPTDDARPNETTWSAFKKWIEPRRKSAADKPRTEH, from the coding sequence ATGATCAGGACATTTCTGCTGGGCTGCGGCGTCGCGGCGTTATTGACGTCCGCCCCCGCGACGGCACGTATTCTCGATCCCGATAAGCCAGAAGACGCGATCGAGATCATGAAGCGCGCGCAATGCGGCACGAAGGATGCGACGCCCGCAGTCTATTACTGGTCCGGCAAGATCTATTCGCGCGTCGATGGCGAGCCCGATCGCCTATTGTTCAACGGCGAAGGCATGAACATCCGCCAATGTGCCTCCATTGCGGACCCCAAGCGCGGCACCGGCTATCGTCAGGTGAGTCGCGAGATTATGATCTTCACCGATCCGAAGACCGGCGAGATCGTCCGCAACTGGATCAATCCATGGACCGGTGAAACCGTCGAGGTGATGCAGATCGCCAATGATCCGGTGAACGTTCCGGCCGCCTTTCCTTATGGCGCCGACGGAGAGCCGTTCCGCGCAAACTACAAGCGGATCGGCCAATGGCTGGCGATGCCGCTGGAGGTACCGCTTTTCTACCACAACGTCCTCGCCGGCGATTATCAGGATTATATCGGCGGCAAATACCACGCGATGGAGATTTTTGACTTCATCGCGCGCGCTGATGAGATCCTCGACACGAAGAATCCCAGCGCCCATCCGTCGATTTCATGGGTTCGTATCTCAGACTGGATGCCATGGATGAAGATGCGCGGACGCCAGGGGCAGCTGGTGTTCAACGCCGTCGGCACCAAACTCGACTCGTTCGACGCGCTGCCCAAGCAACTCAAGGACGAGATCGCAGCCAATTACCCTGCCTATACGCAGGCCCCGCCGACCGACGATGCGCGGCCAAACGAGACCACCTGGTCGGCTTTCAAGAAGTGGATCGAACCACGTCGAAAGAGCGCGGCAGATAAACCCCGCACTGAGCATTGA
- a CDS encoding enoyl-CoA hydratase-related protein — MSLRLERNGAVAHLLIDRAEKRNAFTQAMWEALPELLAQALADDAVKVILLRSAAPGPFCAGADIAEFGAGARDPERRARNQEAIRRAQHELARAEKPVIAAIDGDCVGGGCGLAIACDMRVVSPRARIGITPAKLGLVYSLHDTKLLVDLVGPAQAKRILFTAQLLPADEALRIGLVEMLDDDPVAAAGALAGTIASASTHSVRNTKKIVRRILDGQADDDAETTALFGAAFLGDDFNEGVTAFLEKRTAIFK, encoded by the coding sequence ATGAGCCTGCGTCTGGAGCGCAACGGTGCGGTCGCGCATCTGCTGATCGATCGCGCGGAAAAGCGCAACGCTTTCACCCAGGCGATGTGGGAGGCGCTGCCTGAGCTGCTGGCCCAGGCGCTGGCGGACGATGCCGTCAAGGTCATTCTCTTGCGCTCCGCGGCCCCGGGCCCGTTCTGTGCGGGGGCGGATATCGCGGAGTTTGGCGCAGGGGCACGCGATCCCGAACGGCGCGCGCGGAATCAGGAGGCGATCCGCCGCGCGCAGCATGAACTGGCGCGCGCCGAAAAGCCGGTGATCGCGGCGATCGATGGCGATTGCGTCGGCGGGGGGTGTGGGCTGGCGATTGCGTGCGACATGCGCGTCGTGTCGCCGCGCGCGCGAATTGGGATTACCCCGGCCAAGCTCGGCCTTGTCTATTCGCTGCACGACACGAAGCTGCTGGTCGATCTGGTCGGACCGGCGCAGGCGAAGCGTATCCTGTTCACCGCGCAATTGCTTCCGGCGGATGAGGCGTTGCGGATCGGCCTGGTAGAGATGCTGGACGATGATCCCGTGGCGGCGGCGGGTGCGCTTGCCGGGACGATTGCATCGGCCTCGACGCACAGCGTCCGCAACACCAAGAAGATCGTGCGTCGTATCCTTGATGGGCAAGCCGACGACGATGCCGAGACGACGGCGTTGTTCGGCGCGGCATTCCTCGGCGATGATTTCAACGAGGGCGTCACGGCATTTCTCGAAAAGCGCACGGCGATATTCAAATGA
- a CDS encoding c-type cytochrome → MTQFPGRTALALPMLMLFTGCGGEPAATSAAPSAPAAVTQCAACHTFEKDGPRRTGPNIHGIIGQVAGTRPGFTYSAALKNSGITWTPETLDAYITAPSKSVPGTRMGFTGEPDATKRKAIIAYIQSSAK, encoded by the coding sequence ATGACGCAATTTCCCGGACGCACCGCACTCGCGCTGCCAATGTTGATGCTGTTTACGGGTTGCGGCGGCGAACCTGCAGCAACATCTGCCGCACCATCCGCCCCCGCCGCCGTCACGCAATGCGCGGCATGCCACACCTTTGAAAAGGATGGGCCGCGCCGGACCGGCCCCAATATTCACGGCATCATCGGACAAGTCGCCGGTACGCGGCCGGGTTTCACTTATTCCGCGGCGTTGAAAAACAGCGGGATTACCTGGACGCCTGAAACGCTCGACGCCTATATCACCGCGCCCAGCAAGAGCGTGCCCGGCACCCGGATGGGCTTCACTGGCGAACCGGATGCCACGAAGCGCAAGGCCATCATCGCCTATATCCAGAGCAGCGCAAAATAG